Proteins encoded together in one Aeromonas encheleia window:
- a CDS encoding cell division protein ZapC yields MCIQPNDNWQWHYDAQDDRLMLDLSDRMIFATEYKGRQLVPSSFTTQPFCVDDAALYYQLMDKAAELDWSTPHQVQLVLNAIAVSRFYKPLMPQSWFFNEQQAHCTLDIGTLVRMDTSHGRGEFMIIEAGEQASVCLNLTEELVLATSKILPRFGVIKVMNNRMQIRTTTVAQYRQVS; encoded by the coding sequence ATGTGTATCCAACCCAATGACAATTGGCAGTGGCATTACGATGCTCAGGATGATCGTCTGATGCTGGATTTGTCCGATCGCATGATATTTGCCACCGAATATAAGGGGCGACAACTCGTCCCCAGCTCCTTCACCACCCAGCCATTCTGTGTGGACGACGCCGCCCTCTATTATCAGCTGATGGACAAGGCTGCCGAACTCGATTGGAGTACACCCCATCAGGTTCAGCTGGTACTGAATGCCATCGCCGTCAGTCGTTTTTATAAACCCTTGATGCCGCAGAGCTGGTTCTTTAATGAACAGCAGGCTCATTGCACGCTCGATATCGGTACCTTGGTGCGTATGGATACCTCCCATGGCAGGGGAGAATTCATGATCATAGAGGCAGGCGAACAGGCGAGCGTCTGTCTGAACCTGACCGAGGAATTAGTGTTGGCGACCAGCAAGATCCTGCCACGGTTCGGAGTGATCAAGGTGATGAATAATCGCATGCAGATCAGAACGACAACGGTGGCGCAGTATCGGCAGGTCAGCTAA
- the pyrD gene encoding quinone-dependent dihydroorotate dehydrogenase, with the protein MLYPLARHFLFKLNPEQAHDLSIKYLPRLLGTPLDCFFRHALPTRPVTVMGLNFANPVGLAAGLDKDGECIDAFGAMGFGFIEVGTVTPKPQSGNDKPRLFRVIPAEGIINRMGFNNKGVDHLVARVKEAKYQGVIGINIGKNKDTPIEQGKDDYLICMDKVYDHAGYIAVNISSPNTPGLRQLQYGEALDELLAALKVRQQELAAQYKKYVPLAVKIAPDLSLDEINQVATSLIKNGIDGVIATNTTLDRDMIYDLPHAGEAGGLSGRPLQHKSTEVIRQLAKALDGALPIIGVGGIDSAMAAREKLAAGASLVQIYSGFIYKGPSLVKEIVTHI; encoded by the coding sequence ATGCTGTACCCCCTCGCAAGGCATTTCCTGTTCAAGCTCAATCCTGAACAGGCACACGATCTCTCCATCAAATATTTGCCCCGCCTTCTCGGTACGCCACTCGATTGTTTCTTCCGCCACGCATTGCCCACTCGCCCCGTCACCGTCATGGGGCTTAATTTTGCCAACCCGGTGGGACTGGCCGCTGGGCTGGATAAAGACGGGGAGTGTATCGATGCATTTGGCGCCATGGGGTTTGGCTTTATCGAAGTTGGGACAGTGACTCCCAAGCCCCAGAGCGGGAATGACAAGCCGCGTCTGTTCCGGGTTATTCCGGCGGAGGGGATCATCAACCGGATGGGATTTAACAACAAGGGTGTCGATCATCTGGTGGCCCGGGTCAAGGAGGCCAAATATCAGGGGGTGATCGGCATTAATATCGGCAAGAACAAGGATACCCCCATCGAGCAGGGCAAGGATGATTACCTGATCTGCATGGACAAGGTTTATGATCATGCCGGTTATATCGCCGTCAATATTTCCTCACCAAACACCCCAGGTCTGCGCCAATTGCAATACGGCGAGGCACTGGATGAGTTGCTGGCGGCGTTGAAGGTTCGACAGCAGGAGTTGGCGGCGCAATATAAGAAGTATGTCCCGCTCGCCGTTAAAATTGCCCCTGACTTGAGCCTGGATGAAATTAATCAGGTGGCCACCTCCTTGATCAAAAACGGGATCGATGGGGTCATCGCCACTAATACCACCCTGGATCGTGACATGATCTATGACCTGCCCCACGCCGGCGAGGCGGGTGGCCTGAGCGGGCGCCCCCTGCAACACAAGAGCACCGAAGTGATCCGCCAGCTGGCCAAGGCCCTCGATGGCGCGCTGCCTATTATCGGGGTAGGGGGCATCGACAGTGCCATGGCCGCCCGGGAGAAATTAGCCGCGGGTGCCAGTCTGGTCCAAATTTACAGCGGCTTTATTTATAAGGGCCCGAGTCTGGTGAAAGAGATCGTCACCCATATTTAA
- a CDS encoding NAD-glutamate dehydrogenase gives MALKDAPTSVLLENVLSLIHQKLPKKSASLVECFVAKFYGNMASTDLHDRNDSDLYGAALSLWNALNQRTSTDPYIRVYNPELTRHGWQSPHTIVEIILQDTPFLVDSIRMALKRLNITAHMMLHQPLHLIRSGEGKISAILELDNTAEQTSVETAFLIEIDHLTSDEQMEALAAELKSVAGEVALAVGDWQPMLARLNEIIDELPRRKNPVSQAEVDSSVAFLKWVAANNFTLMGYRRYDVKAVEGDHEILPLSDSSLGLMKNSVKDEGQRLGSMPASARHAALSSDLLILTKSNSKARVHRPAYVDYIGIKRFDEHGKVVGEDRFIGLYASSIYNTSATQIPLISHRLERIMAASGHEKGSHAYKALLNVLETYPRDELIQAREEELLATGLGVLEMQERDMLRLFVRRDVYGRFFSCMVYVTKERYNTALRVKTQQILQKYFGSSDEVEFNVYFSEGVLARTHYIVRVNNNNVDVDVNEVQNNLIEAARSWDDRLDSVLLSHYGEALGNGLRRRFSTAFPRAYKEDVLPGSAVADIIALDSLSESNPLGMLFYRAQEEENDRRVRLKLFHRTEPIHLSDVLPMLENMGLRIIGETPYQVRTPTGEVFWILDFSMLLRGDQPFDLAQSQQRFQQAFAGVWNKTLEDDGFNRLVLGASLTGRQVSVLRAYAKYMRQTGVSFSQSYIEETLTRYPEIAQLLFTLFEQRLCPTIKQDAKAQEKLHEQLAAKLDQVANLDDDRIIRRYMEMIDATLRTNFYQRDAQGEIKPYISFKLAPSSITDMPLPLPKFEIFVYSPRVEGVHLRWGKVARGGLRWSDRKEDFRTEVLGLVKAQQVKNTVIVPVGAKGCFYCKQMPVGAPRAVLQEEGKACYRLFIRGLLDVTDNIIQGEVIPPKDVVRHDEDDYYLVVAADKGTATFSDIANELSHEYGHWLGDAFASGGSVGYDHKKMAITARGAWESVKRHFRELGLNCQTSDFTCVGIGDMAGDVFGNGMLLSEHTQLVGAFNHMHIFIDPTPNAAKSFVERQRLFDLPGSSWDDYNRELLSEGGGIFLRSAKSIKLSPQTQVLLGTDKTSMAPNELIKALLCLNVDLLWNGGIGTYVKSSRESDAEVGDRSNDVLRVNGRDLRARIVGEGGNLGFTQLGRVEYASQGGHINTDFTDNVGGVDCSDNEVNIKILLNQLVAAGDMTLKQRNQMLYEMTDAVAKIVITNAYRQSQSISVTAFRGAEQLKEQQRFIQGLEREGKLDRALEFLPSDEELSERMAAGQGLTRPELAVLVAYGKMVLKEQLNCPEVIDEPFLANMLVTSFPAQLQQQFGAQLAQHPLRGEIIATRVANMLVNDMGLNFASRMKDETGASVAEVACCFAMAREVFGLNALWRDIEGCDNLVDANTQLELMFYSRRIVRRATRWFLRARNRSWSISENIAFFRPAFETLAQHLYEVMDESEVAEHQQAVAALVAKQVPEQIARQVAHMSSLFSSLDLAQIAAEHKTDILRAANVYYRLGAKLDLHWFLEQINHQPVGNHWQAMARASFREDLDWQQRSLTSVVLEGCKEQGECATILADWISEHEQLLSRWTHMLADFKTTSTHEFAKFSVALRELNLLQLNCRTSI, from the coding sequence ATGGCATTGAAAGACGCCCCTACCTCAGTTCTGCTCGAAAACGTTCTCAGCCTGATCCATCAGAAGTTGCCCAAGAAGAGTGCCTCCCTGGTCGAGTGCTTCGTCGCCAAGTTCTACGGCAACATGGCCAGCACCGATCTGCACGATCGCAATGACAGCGATCTCTACGGGGCGGCGCTGAGCCTGTGGAATGCGCTCAACCAGCGCACCAGCACGGATCCCTATATCCGGGTCTACAACCCCGAGCTGACCCGCCACGGATGGCAGTCTCCCCACACCATCGTCGAGATCATCTTGCAGGACACTCCTTTCCTGGTGGATTCCATCCGCATGGCCCTCAAGCGTCTCAACATCACCGCTCACATGATGCTGCACCAGCCGCTGCACCTCATTCGTAGCGGCGAGGGCAAGATCAGCGCCATTCTTGAGCTCGACAACACCGCCGAGCAGACCTCGGTGGAGACCGCCTTCCTCATCGAGATCGACCATCTGACCTCTGACGAGCAGATGGAGGCCCTGGCCGCCGAACTGAAATCCGTGGCCGGCGAAGTGGCGCTGGCGGTGGGTGACTGGCAGCCGATGCTGGCTCGCCTGAACGAGATCATCGACGAACTGCCGAGGCGCAAGAACCCGGTCAGCCAGGCCGAGGTCGATTCCAGTGTCGCCTTCCTCAAGTGGGTGGCGGCCAATAATTTCACCCTGATGGGTTATCGCCGTTATGACGTGAAAGCGGTGGAAGGGGATCACGAGATCCTGCCGCTGTCGGATTCCAGCCTCGGTCTGATGAAGAACTCCGTCAAGGACGAGGGCCAGCGGCTGGGCAGCATGCCCGCCAGCGCCCGTCACGCGGCCCTGAGCTCTGATCTGCTGATCCTGACCAAGTCCAACAGCAAGGCCCGCGTGCACCGCCCGGCCTATGTGGACTACATCGGCATCAAGCGCTTCGATGAGCACGGCAAGGTGGTGGGGGAGGATCGCTTCATCGGTCTCTATGCCTCGTCCATCTACAACACCAGTGCCACCCAGATACCGCTCATCAGCCATCGTCTCGAGCGCATCATGGCCGCCTCTGGTCACGAGAAGGGCTCCCACGCCTACAAGGCGCTGCTGAACGTCTTGGAAACCTACCCGCGCGACGAGCTGATCCAGGCTCGCGAGGAGGAGCTGCTGGCCACCGGCCTCGGCGTGCTGGAGATGCAGGAGCGCGACATGCTGCGCCTGTTCGTGCGCCGCGATGTGTACGGCCGCTTCTTCTCCTGCATGGTCTATGTCACCAAGGAGCGCTACAACACGGCGCTGCGGGTCAAGACCCAGCAGATATTGCAGAAATATTTTGGCAGCAGCGACGAGGTGGAGTTCAACGTCTACTTCTCCGAAGGCGTGCTGGCCCGGACCCACTACATAGTGCGGGTCAACAATAACAACGTGGATGTGGATGTGAACGAAGTACAGAACAACCTGATTGAAGCCGCCCGCAGCTGGGATGACCGCCTGGATTCCGTGCTGCTCTCCCATTACGGCGAGGCCCTCGGCAACGGCCTGCGTCGCCGCTTCAGCACCGCCTTCCCCCGTGCCTACAAGGAAGATGTGCTGCCGGGCTCCGCCGTGGCCGACATCATAGCGCTGGACAGCCTGAGCGAGAGCAATCCGCTCGGCATGCTGTTCTACCGCGCCCAGGAAGAAGAGAACGATCGCCGGGTGCGCCTCAAGCTGTTCCACCGCACCGAACCTATCCACCTCTCTGACGTCCTGCCCATGCTGGAAAACATGGGGCTGCGGATCATAGGGGAGACCCCGTATCAGGTGCGCACCCCGACCGGTGAGGTGTTCTGGATCCTCGACTTCTCCATGCTGCTGCGCGGCGATCAGCCGTTCGATCTGGCCCAGAGCCAGCAGCGCTTCCAGCAGGCCTTCGCCGGCGTCTGGAACAAGACCCTGGAAGATGACGGCTTCAACCGTCTGGTGCTGGGTGCCAGCCTCACCGGCCGTCAGGTCTCGGTGCTGCGGGCCTATGCCAAGTACATGCGCCAGACCGGTGTCTCCTTCAGCCAGTCCTACATCGAGGAGACGCTGACCCGTTATCCCGAGATTGCCCAGCTGTTGTTCACCCTGTTCGAGCAACGCCTCTGCCCGACCATCAAGCAAGATGCCAAGGCGCAGGAGAAACTGCACGAGCAGCTCGCCGCCAAGCTGGATCAGGTCGCGAACCTGGACGACGATCGCATCATCCGCCGCTACATGGAGATGATCGACGCCACCCTGCGCACCAACTTCTATCAGAGGGACGCGCAGGGCGAGATCAAGCCCTACATCTCCTTCAAGCTGGCGCCGTCCAGCATCACCGACATGCCGCTGCCGCTGCCAAAATTCGAGATCTTCGTCTACTCGCCGCGAGTGGAAGGGGTGCATCTGCGCTGGGGCAAGGTCGCCCGTGGCGGCCTGCGCTGGTCCGATCGCAAGGAAGACTTCCGCACCGAGGTGCTGGGTCTGGTCAAGGCGCAGCAGGTCAAGAACACCGTCATAGTGCCGGTCGGTGCCAAGGGCTGCTTCTACTGCAAGCAGATGCCGGTCGGCGCCCCCCGCGCCGTCCTTCAGGAAGAGGGCAAGGCCTGCTATCGCCTGTTCATCCGCGGCCTGCTCGATGTGACCGACAACATCATCCAGGGGGAGGTGATCCCGCCCAAAGACGTGGTTCGCCACGACGAGGATGACTACTACCTGGTGGTGGCGGCCGACAAGGGCACCGCGACCTTCTCCGACATCGCCAACGAGCTGAGCCACGAATACGGTCACTGGCTCGGCGATGCCTTCGCCTCCGGCGGCTCGGTCGGTTATGACCACAAGAAGATGGCCATCACCGCCCGCGGCGCCTGGGAGTCGGTCAAGCGCCACTTCCGCGAACTCGGCCTCAACTGCCAGACCAGCGACTTCACCTGTGTGGGGATAGGCGACATGGCGGGGGACGTGTTCGGCAACGGCATGCTGCTCTCCGAGCACACCCAGCTGGTGGGCGCCTTCAACCACATGCACATCTTCATCGACCCGACCCCCAACGCCGCCAAGAGCTTCGTCGAGCGCCAGCGCCTGTTCGATCTGCCGGGTTCGAGCTGGGATGACTACAATCGCGAACTGCTCTCCGAGGGCGGCGGCATCTTCCTGCGCTCGGCCAAGTCCATCAAGCTGAGCCCGCAGACTCAGGTCCTGCTCGGCACCGACAAGACCAGCATGGCGCCGAACGAGCTGATCAAGGCGCTGCTCTGCCTGAACGTCGACCTGCTCTGGAACGGCGGCATCGGCACCTATGTGAAGAGCTCCCGCGAAAGCGATGCCGAGGTCGGCGATCGCAGCAACGACGTGCTGCGGGTCAACGGTCGTGATCTGCGTGCCCGCATCGTCGGCGAGGGCGGCAACCTCGGCTTCACCCAGCTCGGTCGGGTGGAGTACGCCAGCCAGGGCGGTCACATCAACACCGACTTCACCGACAACGTGGGCGGGGTGGATTGCTCCGACAACGAGGTCAACATCAAGATCCTGCTCAACCAGCTGGTGGCTGCAGGCGACATGACCCTCAAGCAGCGCAACCAGATGCTGTACGAGATGACGGATGCGGTGGCGAAGATCGTCATCACCAACGCCTACCGTCAGTCCCAGTCCATCTCTGTCACCGCCTTCCGTGGCGCCGAGCAGCTCAAGGAGCAGCAACGCTTCATCCAGGGGCTGGAGCGCGAAGGCAAGCTGGACAGGGCACTGGAGTTCCTGCCCTCCGATGAGGAGCTGTCCGAGCGGATGGCGGCAGGGCAGGGGCTGACCCGTCCCGAGCTCGCCGTGCTGGTGGCCTATGGCAAGATGGTGCTCAAGGAGCAACTCAACTGCCCGGAAGTGATCGACGAGCCCTTCCTCGCCAACATGCTGGTGACCAGCTTCCCAGCCCAGCTGCAGCAGCAGTTCGGTGCCCAGCTTGCCCAGCATCCGCTGCGGGGCGAGATCATCGCGACTCGCGTCGCCAACATGCTGGTCAATGACATGGGGCTCAACTTCGCCAGCCGGATGAAGGACGAGACCGGTGCCTCGGTGGCCGAAGTGGCCTGCTGCTTCGCCATGGCCCGCGAGGTGTTTGGCCTCAATGCGCTCTGGCGTGACATCGAGGGTTGCGACAACCTGGTGGATGCCAATACCCAGCTCGAACTGATGTTCTACAGCCGCCGCATCGTGCGCCGTGCCACCCGCTGGTTCCTGCGCGCCCGCAATCGCAGCTGGAGCATCAGCGAAAACATCGCCTTCTTCCGCCCGGCCTTCGAGACCCTGGCCCAGCACCTCTACGAGGTGATGGACGAGAGCGAAGTGGCCGAGCACCAGCAGGCGGTGGCCGCGCTGGTGGCCAAGCAGGTCCCCGAGCAGATTGCCCGTCAGGTGGCGCACATGAGCAGCCTGTTCTCCAGCCTGGATCTGGCGCAGATCGCCGCTGAGCACAAGACCGACATACTGCGCGCCGCCAACGTCTACTACCGCCTCGGTGCCAAGCTCGACCTGCACTGGTTCCTCGAGCAGATCAACCATCAACCCGTGGGCAACCACTGGCAGGCGATGGCACGGGCCTCCTTCCGCGAAGATCTGGACTGGCAGCAACGCAGCCTCACTTCCGTGGTACTGGAAGGGTGCAAAGAGCAGGGCGAATGCGCTACCATACTGGCCGACTGGATTTCGGAGCATGAGCAACTCTTGTCCCGTTGGACCCACATGTTGGCCGACTTCAAGACCACCAGTACTCACGAGTTCGCCAAGTTCTCGGTGGCCTTGCGAGAGTTGAACCTGCTCCAGTTGAATTGCCGAACCTCGATATAA
- a CDS encoding DUF2835 family protein: protein MRQYTFRLALSSEEILLMYQGHARRLVVRTEQGLTIELGLEKIRSFVATTGVYGYFRLKTQDDHRFISLERIN, encoded by the coding sequence GTGAGGCAATATACCTTTCGACTGGCATTGAGCAGCGAGGAGATCCTGCTGATGTATCAGGGCCATGCCAGGCGGCTGGTGGTACGTACCGAGCAGGGGTTGACCATAGAGCTCGGGCTGGAAAAAATTCGGAGTTTTGTCGCAACCACTGGCGTATACGGCTACTTTCGGCTGAAAACCCAGGACGATCATCGCTTCATCAGCCTGGAACGCATAAATTAA